A region of the Pseudomonas silesiensis genome:
GGTGAAGGTCCACGCTTCAAGAAAGTCGTCAGCACAATGGCGGACATCGAAGCCCTGCCGATCCCGGATCCGCACAAAGACCTCGGCTACGTCATGGACGCGGTCAGCACCATTCGCCGCGAACTGAACGGTCGCGTGCCGCTGATCGGCTTCGCCGGCAGCCCGTGGACACTGGCCACCTACATGGTCGAAGGCGGCTCGTCGAAAGACTACCGCAAGACCAAAACCATGCTCTACGACAACCCGCAAGCCTTGCACCTGCTGCTGGACAAACTCGCGCAGACGGTCACCAGCTACCTCAACGGCCAGATCATGGCCGGCGCGCAAGCGGTACAGATCTTCGACAGCTGGGGCGGCAGCCTCTCGGCAGCGGCGTACCAGGAATTCTCCCTGGCCTACATGCGCAAAATCGTCAGTGGCCTGATCCGCGAACACGAAGGCCGCAAAGTACCGGTCATCCTGTTTACCAAGGGTGGCGGCCTGTGGCTGGAAAGCATCGCCGACGCTGGCGCCGATGCACTGGGCCTGGACTGGACCTGCGACATCGGCAGCGCCCGTGCTCGCGTCGGCGACAAAGTCGCATTGCAAGGCAACATGGACCCGACCGTGCTCTACGCCAAGCCTGAAGCCATTCGCACCGAAGTCGGGCGGATTCTCGCGAGCTACGGCAAGGGTACCGGCCACGTGTTCAACCTCGGCCATGGCATCACCCCGGAAGTCGATCCGGAACACGCCGGTGCGTTCTTGCGTGCGGTGCATGAGTTGTCGGCGCAATATCACGAGTGATCGTGACCCGATAGAAAACGCCCGGCTTATGCCGGGCGTTTTTGTTTGGCGATTTCGAGCGGTACTCGGTCAATGTGGGAGCGAGCCTGCTCGCGAATGCGGTTGAATATTCACTTTGATGTCGACTGACCCACCGCTTTCGCGAGCAAGCCCGCTCACACAAGGGGAACAGCTTCAGGCTTTTACATCGCCTAATGGCGGCAACTTCGCCAGCTTTAATGCGATCAGCAGCGCCACCACCAGCAATCCGCCGATAAACAGCCCAATCCCGTCCCACCCGCCCAAATGCCAGAACACCCCGCCCGCCGTGCCGGCAATGCTCGAGCCGGCGTAGTAGCTGAACAGGTACAGCGACGAAGCCTGCCCCTTGGCCTTGAGCGCACGGCGGCCGATCCAGCTGCTGGCCACCGAATGGGCGCCGAAGAAGCCGAAGGTGAAAATCAGCATGCCGATGATCACCACCGGCAAGGGCGTGAACAGGGTCAAGGCCAAGCCGGCGATCATCAGCACGATGGTGGCCCAGAGCATTTTGCGCCGGCCAAGTCTATCGGCCAGGGCGCCGACTTTCGCCGAGCTGTAAATGCCCGACAGATACACCACCGAGAGTAGCCCGACGAACGCCTGATCCATGTGATACGGCTCGGCCAGCAAGCGGTAACCGATGTAGTTGAACAGGGTGACGAACGCGCCCATCAGCACAAAGGCTTCGAGGAACAACAACGGCAGGCCGGCATCGCGAAAGTGCATGGTGAAGCCGTCCAGCAGGCTGCGCGGGTGCAATGAGCGAGGGCGGAAGTTGCGCGACTCGGGGAGAATCTTCCAGAACACCGCCGCCGCGATCAGCGCCAGGCCGCCGATCACCAGCATCGCCGCGTGCCAGCTGATGAAGTCGATCAACACGCCGGTAATCAAGCGTCCGCTCATCCCGCCGATCGCGTTGCCGGCGATGTACAAGCCCATGGCCAGGCCAATGTGCTGCAGGTGGATCTCTTCGCTCAGGTAGGTCATGGCCACCGCGGCCAGCCCGCTCAATGACAACCCGATCAGTGCACGCATGAGCAACACGCCGTGCCAGCTCGGCATCATGGAGCTGGCGATGGTGCACAGCGCCGCTGCGAACAACGCCGCCACCATGACCGGTTTACGCCCTACACGGTCAGAGAGGGGGCCGGTGATCAACAAGCCGATGGCGAGCATGCCAGTGGCCACCGACAGAATCAGGCTGCTCTGGGCCGCGTTGATGGCGTACTCGTGGGACAGCAGAGGCATCATCGGTTGCACGCAGTAAAGCAGGGCGAAGGTCGCGAAGCCGCCAGAGAACAGTGCCAGCACCGTGCGCATGAACAGCGGCGTGCCTTTTTCGATGTAAATGTCCTTCACCTGCGCGACGACGTCGACCTGCACGGCGGGCGGAATTTCATGGGCGAGTGGAGCGACAGCAGTTTTCACTTCAGACCTCGGAGAGCGCAGCCGGTCAGGCAATGGAAAAAGCATATAGCTGCCTAATGATTCAATCCAATATATTGTTCGACCTGTTTGAGAGGTTTTGCGACCTAATGGAGTTTTCATGGAACTGCGTCATCTGCGCTACTTCATCGCCGTTGCCGAAGAACTGCATTTCGGCCGCGCCGCCCAGGTGTTGGGCATCTCCCAACCGCCGTTGAGTCAGCAGATCCAGGCGCTGGAACAGGAAGTGGGCGCACGGCTTTTCGAGCGTACCAATCGTCGGGTCGAGTTGAGTGAGGCC
Encoded here:
- a CDS encoding MFS transporter, which gives rise to MPPAVQVDVVAQVKDIYIEKGTPLFMRTVLALFSGGFATFALLYCVQPMMPLLSHEYAINAAQSSLILSVATGMLAIGLLITGPLSDRVGRKPVMVAALFAAALCTIASSMMPSWHGVLLMRALIGLSLSGLAAVAMTYLSEEIHLQHIGLAMGLYIAGNAIGGMSGRLITGVLIDFISWHAAMLVIGGLALIAAAVFWKILPESRNFRPRSLHPRSLLDGFTMHFRDAGLPLLFLEAFVLMGAFVTLFNYIGYRLLAEPYHMDQAFVGLLSVVYLSGIYSSAKVGALADRLGRRKMLWATIVLMIAGLALTLFTPLPVVIIGMLIFTFGFFGAHSVASSWIGRRALKAKGQASSLYLFSYYAGSSIAGTAGGVFWHLGGWDGIGLFIGGLLVVALLIALKLAKLPPLGDVKA
- the hemE gene encoding uroporphyrinogen decarboxylase, with protein sequence MTALKNDRFLRALLKQPVDVTPVWMMRQAGRYLPEYRASRAKAGDFMSLCMNPEFACEVTMQPLDRYPQLDAAILFSDILTIPDAMGQGLYFETGEGPRFKKVVSTMADIEALPIPDPHKDLGYVMDAVSTIRRELNGRVPLIGFAGSPWTLATYMVEGGSSKDYRKTKTMLYDNPQALHLLLDKLAQTVTSYLNGQIMAGAQAVQIFDSWGGSLSAAAYQEFSLAYMRKIVSGLIREHEGRKVPVILFTKGGGLWLESIADAGADALGLDWTCDIGSARARVGDKVALQGNMDPTVLYAKPEAIRTEVGRILASYGKGTGHVFNLGHGITPEVDPEHAGAFLRAVHELSAQYHE